One part of the Streptomyces sp. NBC_00286 genome encodes these proteins:
- a CDS encoding thermonuclease family protein gives MNPSQKLDPNVWQRNTPWLIGALTLLVLILTMGVTGCADRAGQETNPGSAPTDTQTTAPTEAPAKPPEQSTPGKRPDDAPAAAERTSRAEVIVERIIDGDTIEVRGGSEILPQSQTTKVRLLEIDAPEVGACYSSEATARTAELLPVGSTVRIERDVELKDPYDRYLLYVWNDKDEFVNQSLVRTGHAKAVLYPPNDKYWPQISQAGDAAEQDLSGLWLACDTTATTPEEPDTPLPPDTDPGSSLPPGPPPGPDVDCSDLSGPVWVGDSDPHRLDRDGDGIGCDTN, from the coding sequence ATGAACCCGTCCCAGAAACTAGATCCCAACGTGTGGCAGCGAAATACGCCATGGCTGATTGGCGCACTCACCTTGCTGGTCCTGATTCTCACCATGGGGGTCACGGGTTGCGCTGATCGAGCCGGTCAGGAAACAAACCCCGGATCAGCTCCGACTGACACCCAAACGACGGCGCCGACAGAGGCTCCCGCGAAGCCACCCGAGCAGTCCACCCCGGGGAAGCGTCCCGACGACGCACCCGCAGCCGCCGAGAGGACCAGCCGCGCCGAAGTCATCGTGGAGCGGATAATCGACGGTGACACCATAGAAGTCCGCGGTGGCAGCGAAATCCTTCCCCAGAGCCAGACCACCAAGGTCCGCCTGCTGGAAATCGATGCGCCCGAGGTGGGGGCCTGCTACAGCAGTGAAGCCACCGCCCGCACGGCGGAACTGCTGCCCGTGGGTTCCACCGTGCGCATCGAACGCGACGTCGAACTCAAAGACCCATACGACCGCTACCTGCTGTACGTCTGGAACGACAAGGACGAATTCGTGAACCAGTCCCTGGTACGCACGGGGCACGCCAAGGCCGTCCTCTATCCGCCCAACGACAAGTATTGGCCGCAGATCTCCCAGGCCGGCGACGCCGCCGAGCAGGACCTGTCAGGACTCTGGCTCGCCTGCGACACGACAGCCACCACTCCCGAGGAACCCGACACCCCGCTGCCCCCCGACACAGACCCAGGCTCCTCACTGCCCCCCGGACCACCACCCGGTCCCGACGTCGACTGCTCGGACCTTTCCGGTCCCGTCTGGGTCGGGGATTCCGATCCGCACCGACTCGACCGCGACGGAGACGGCATCGGCTGTGACACCAACTAG
- a CDS encoding DUF1707 SHOCT-like domain-containing protein encodes MTQYPDPRHVRACDTDRNRTAQTLHDAYAHGCLTGEEHSERIDRLYSAKMLSDLDMLTADLPALVVTPPRDTRQYPPHQIHPQPVPPLVINNNPTSGLAWPKKQSAGLHVLYALFTYGAGNILYALYVRDWNRRHAPPPPPAPPRPDVRACDADRDSRAQPLHDAYAHGYLTGEEHSERIDRLYSAKMLSDLDKLTADLPAPAPSERGPYDWLNPRKNNALHNTALIAAAALFILLLAVVATS; translated from the coding sequence ATGACTCAGTACCCCGACCCTCGTCACGTACGTGCCTGCGACACCGACCGCAACCGCACCGCCCAGACTCTTCACGACGCCTACGCTCACGGCTGCCTGACCGGCGAAGAACACTCCGAACGCATCGACCGCCTGTACTCGGCCAAGATGCTCTCCGACCTGGACATGCTCACCGCCGACCTCCCGGCGCTCGTCGTGACTCCGCCACGTGATACTCGTCAGTACCCCCCGCATCAGATACACCCGCAACCGGTTCCACCGCTCGTCATCAACAACAACCCCACGTCCGGCCTCGCCTGGCCGAAGAAGCAGTCCGCCGGCCTGCACGTTCTTTACGCCCTGTTCACCTATGGCGCGGGCAACATCCTCTACGCCCTGTACGTGCGGGACTGGAACCGCCGCCACGCCCCGCCCCCGCCCCCCGCACCACCCCGCCCCGACGTGCGCGCCTGCGACGCTGACCGCGACAGCAGGGCCCAGCCCCTCCACGACGCCTACGCCCACGGCTACCTGACCGGCGAAGAACACTCCGAACGCATCGACCGCCTGTACTCGGCCAAGATGCTCTCCGACCTCGACAAGCTCACCGCCGACCTCCCGGCCCCCGCTCCGTCTGAGCGCGGGCCTTATGACTGGCTCAACCCTCGCAAGAACAACGCCCTCCACAACACCGCCCTGATCGCCGCCGCCGCGCTGTTCATCCTCCTACTGGCAGTCGTCGCCACCTCTTAG
- a CDS encoding peptidoglycan-binding protein, with protein sequence MAQPLSADQFLAVLKKSGVRVVEHGSWRTNNRNHKGAWGPVHGVMIHHTGPYSTEAGMVDLCRTGYTSLPGPLCHGVIDRSGTVHLVGYGRANHAGSGDDDVLKAVIAEKPLPPDNEANTDGNPHFYGFECINTGGGQAWPAAQLDAMHKVSAALCRAHGWTARSVIAHKEWQPGKPDPAGIAMGDFRTAVAELLNTKPDPDTDDEPEYAPFPGADYFRVGRRSALITAMGKRLVAEGCGKYAKGPGPNWTDADRRSYAAWQRKLRYSGDDADGIPGPTSWAKLRVPAP encoded by the coding sequence GTGGCCCAGCCACTGTCCGCAGACCAATTCCTGGCCGTCCTCAAGAAGTCCGGCGTCCGCGTCGTCGAGCACGGCAGCTGGCGCACCAACAATCGCAACCACAAGGGCGCCTGGGGCCCGGTCCACGGCGTCATGATCCACCACACCGGCCCGTACTCCACCGAAGCCGGCATGGTGGACCTCTGCCGCACCGGCTACACCTCCCTGCCCGGCCCGCTGTGCCACGGCGTCATCGACCGCTCCGGCACCGTCCACCTCGTCGGCTACGGCCGCGCCAACCACGCCGGCTCCGGAGACGACGACGTCCTCAAAGCCGTCATCGCCGAGAAGCCCCTGCCACCGGACAACGAGGCCAACACTGACGGCAATCCGCACTTCTACGGCTTCGAGTGCATCAACACCGGCGGCGGACAGGCATGGCCTGCGGCCCAGTTGGACGCCATGCACAAGGTCAGCGCGGCCCTGTGCCGAGCGCACGGCTGGACGGCGCGCTCGGTCATCGCCCACAAGGAGTGGCAGCCCGGCAAGCCGGACCCCGCGGGCATCGCGATGGGCGACTTCCGTACGGCAGTTGCCGAGCTCCTCAACACCAAGCCGGATCCGGACACGGACGACGAGCCGGAGTACGCGCCGTTCCCCGGCGCCGACTACTTCCGCGTCGGCCGCCGCTCCGCCCTGATCACGGCAATGGGCAAGCGGCTCGTCGCGGAGGGCTGCGGCAAGTACGCCAAGGGCCCCGGCCCCAACTGGACCGACGCCGACCGCCGCTCCTACGCCGCCTGGCAACGCAAGCTCCGCTACTCCGGCGACGACGCCGACGGCATCCCGGGCCCCACGAGCTGGGCGAAGCTCCGCGTCCCCGCACCCTGA
- a CDS encoding winged helix-turn-helix domain-containing protein, with protein sequence MSAQPRTRLSTVMHSPTRLAILGALRHVQQINFADLQSSLELSTSDLSRQLGILERENLVEIAKFRERRHAVTRVRLSPSGREQFEEYLQELRKVVQGNIG encoded by the coding sequence ATGTCAGCGCAGCCAAGGACGCGCCTATCGACGGTGATGCATTCCCCTACCCGGCTAGCCATCCTGGGGGCACTCCGGCACGTCCAGCAGATCAACTTCGCCGACCTTCAAAGCTCACTGGAGCTCTCCACTTCGGATCTCTCCCGGCAACTCGGCATCCTGGAGCGGGAAAACCTGGTTGAAATTGCCAAGTTCCGTGAGCGGCGGCATGCGGTGACGAGAGTTCGCCTTTCGCCGTCGGGGCGTGAGCAGTTCGAGGAGTATCTGCAAGAGCTTCGTAAGGTTGTTCAAGGAAATATCGGTTAG
- a CDS encoding recombinase RecT, whose amino-acid sequence MADAPVTWLAIRENQKAFEDQQLRALRAAFPDLVEASPAQLGIFFHYCKASGLDPFGRQIYMIKRKSRGEIRWTIQTGIDGYRLIARRAADRAGQSIAYEDFVWYDAEGGEHTVWLRDEPPAACRVVVWRGDSRFPAVAHWREYAPKVWDYEAQEYKLGGLWPQMPASQLSKVAEALALRRACPADLSGLHVDEEMHAADVAEFREGVKAAVARLRSAKEQRPVESSTGQSATGVVDGEVVESAEPSSDAEAETAVEAQCAPEAAESSAAGNAEDRMASAENERDKLEEARARVRDAAQRLGLGFDAVNDRCFDDFEVSFQDATAEQLSELADALAPTADATDSPSDGASDSEAPGRRKGSARKAAPAKKTAKKTVAAKKATARATKTRGTSVRAAK is encoded by the coding sequence GTGGCCGACGCTCCGGTCACCTGGCTCGCGATCCGCGAGAACCAGAAGGCGTTTGAGGACCAGCAGTTACGTGCGCTGCGCGCGGCGTTCCCGGATCTGGTGGAGGCCAGTCCGGCGCAGCTGGGGATCTTCTTCCACTACTGCAAGGCGTCCGGGCTCGATCCGTTCGGCCGGCAGATCTACATGATCAAGCGCAAGTCGCGCGGTGAGATCCGCTGGACCATCCAGACCGGCATCGACGGGTACCGGCTCATTGCGCGCCGGGCCGCCGACCGGGCCGGGCAGTCCATCGCGTACGAGGACTTCGTCTGGTACGACGCCGAGGGCGGCGAGCACACGGTGTGGTTGCGCGACGAGCCGCCGGCCGCGTGCCGGGTCGTCGTCTGGCGTGGAGACTCCCGCTTTCCCGCCGTCGCCCACTGGCGCGAGTACGCGCCGAAGGTGTGGGACTACGAGGCACAGGAGTACAAGCTCGGCGGGCTGTGGCCGCAGATGCCCGCCAGCCAGTTGAGCAAGGTTGCCGAGGCGCTCGCGCTGCGTCGGGCCTGCCCGGCGGACCTGTCCGGGCTCCACGTGGACGAGGAGATGCACGCCGCCGACGTTGCCGAGTTCCGTGAGGGTGTGAAGGCGGCAGTGGCTCGTCTTCGGTCTGCGAAGGAGCAGCGGCCGGTGGAATCGTCAACTGGCCAGTCCGCCACGGGCGTTGTTGACGGCGAGGTTGTTGAATCGGCCGAGCCGAGCAGTGACGCGGAAGCGGAAACGGCGGTGGAGGCGCAGTGCGCCCCGGAGGCCGCCGAGTCATCCGCCGCCGGCAACGCCGAGGACCGTATGGCCTCGGCGGAGAACGAACGCGACAAGCTGGAAGAGGCCCGAGCCCGCGTCCGGGACGCTGCGCAGCGGCTTGGCCTGGGCTTTGACGCCGTCAACGACCGTTGCTTCGACGACTTCGAGGTCTCGTTCCAGGACGCCACCGCCGAGCAGTTGAGCGAGCTCGCAGACGCCTTGGCCCCCACCGCCGACGCCACGGACAGCCCTTCGGACGGCGCCTCTGACTCCGAAGCTCCCGGCCGCAGAAAGGGGTCGGCGCGCAAGGCGGCCCCGGCCAAGAAGACCGCGAAGAAGACGGTGGCGGCCAAGAAGGCGACCGCCCGCGCCACGAAGACGCGCGGCACCTCGGTGCGCGCCGCGAAGTAG
- a CDS encoding PD-(D/E)XK nuclease family protein: protein MPTDTVDASTDASVDVSTVPVPDLWKGAHRDDRSRPRSRQRQLGPSSIGLCRRRAAYEVHGTWPTDLDDNMHAAILGTWLHDGILRVLAEQYGAHTELELTNGVILGHADAYWTPSGQIPGVVEDVKTKSTRALDVVVRQGPSRHEWFQVHLYAYLLRTGGLTEHPHLPTGDPLEVDVVRLRYVGREYGQVVVHQRAYDEDVTRQALAWAEDVLESPEPEAMPRDLDGPGLSVICDNCPFKTTCWQLDQLADDGRAPQTILAEDTAAITDALSAYADAAEIESAAKKRKAKARKMLDAADAGTYGNFQLSWSGGKPRPPEPDAEAMQRILEGLGLDIPLKSGGRTSRTIGVTRLPETS, encoded by the coding sequence ATGCCCACGGACACAGTTGACGCATCCACCGACGCGTCCGTCGACGTCAGTACAGTCCCGGTCCCCGACCTTTGGAAGGGAGCACATCGCGACGACCGCTCCCGGCCTCGTTCCCGGCAACGACAGCTCGGCCCGTCCTCCATCGGCCTGTGTAGACGCCGAGCCGCGTACGAGGTGCACGGCACCTGGCCGACCGACCTCGACGACAACATGCACGCCGCGATCCTCGGCACCTGGCTGCACGACGGCATCTTGCGCGTGCTGGCCGAGCAGTACGGCGCCCACACCGAACTGGAGCTCACCAACGGCGTCATCCTCGGCCACGCCGACGCCTACTGGACGCCGAGCGGACAGATTCCCGGCGTCGTCGAGGACGTCAAGACCAAGTCCACCCGCGCGCTCGACGTCGTCGTACGACAGGGACCGAGTCGGCACGAGTGGTTCCAAGTCCACCTCTACGCATACCTGTTGCGCACCGGCGGCCTCACCGAGCACCCTCACCTGCCGACCGGCGACCCCCTGGAGGTCGACGTCGTACGGCTGCGCTACGTCGGGCGCGAGTACGGGCAGGTCGTCGTCCACCAGCGCGCGTACGACGAGGACGTCACGCGGCAGGCGCTCGCCTGGGCCGAGGACGTCCTCGAGAGTCCGGAGCCCGAGGCCATGCCGCGCGACCTCGATGGCCCCGGCCTGTCGGTGATCTGCGACAACTGCCCGTTCAAGACCACCTGCTGGCAACTCGACCAGCTCGCGGACGACGGACGCGCCCCGCAGACAATCCTCGCCGAGGACACCGCGGCCATCACCGACGCCCTGAGCGCGTACGCCGACGCCGCCGAAATCGAAAGCGCCGCGAAGAAACGCAAGGCCAAGGCCCGAAAGATGCTGGACGCCGCCGACGCCGGCACCTACGGCAACTTCCAGCTCTCCTGGTCCGGTGGCAAGCCGCGCCCGCCCGAGCCCGACGCCGAGGCGATGCAGCGCATCCTCGAGGGCCTCGGCCTCGACATCCCGCTGAAGTCGGGCGGACGCACCTCCCGCACCATCGGCGTCACGCGCCTGCCCGAGACCTCCTGA